A single Lolium perenne isolate Kyuss_39 chromosome 6, Kyuss_2.0, whole genome shotgun sequence DNA region contains:
- the LOC127306388 gene encoding 65-kDa microtubule-associated protein 1 translates to MDVPHGQTSCGTLLQKLQLVWDEVGESDEDRDKVLFQLDQECLDVYKRKVDQAMKSRDLLLQALDYSKMELARLASALGEKSIATSPEKTTRTIKQQLAALAPRLEQLGRQKKERIKEFADIMSRIEQIRGELAGSLEIGQQVAIPQINEDDLTDEKLLDFQSQLQELEKKKRERLKKVLEHVSTVHGLCTVLGMEYFSIITEVHNSLDDSVSKDHKSISSDTLSKLDRTIATLNEDKRLRLNKLQELVSQLNDLWDLMDTPTEERSLFDHVTCNRTATVDEVTAPGALALDMINQVEIEVQRLDELKYSKMKEIAFKKQTTLEDIYASAHIVLDTAAAHDKIFALIESGNMEPTELIADMDSQILKAKEEALSRKEILDKVERWISACEEESWLEDYSRDDNRYNSGRGAHLNLKRAEKARIQVNKIPVLVETLVAKTRAWEENHGLSFTYDGVPLLAMLDEYVMLRQEKEEEKKKMREQKRYTEQLLNIDREGPFGTRVSPYRLASAKKVAGPKPNGSVTNGSPGRRLSISTQQNESKSSRSAGKDGKKAAAAVKTSASLDEAVIAKEEDTSIHHSDTDPIPCSP, encoded by the exons ATGGATGTTCCGCATGGTCAGACCTCGTGTGGAACATTGCTCCAAAAACTGCAG TTAGTATGGGACGAAGTAGGTGAGAGCGACGAGGACCGCGACAAGGTTCTGTTTCAGCTGGATCAGGAATGCTTGGATGTCTACAAGAGGAAAGTTGATCAGGCAATGAAGTCGAGGGACCTTCTTCTCCAAGCACTGGACTACTCAAAGATGGAGCTTGCCAGGCTCGCTTCTGCCCTCGGAGAGAAATCAATAGCAACAAGT CCTGAGAAAACAACGCGGACGATAAAGCAACAATTAGCTGCTTTAGCTCCAAGACTTGAACAACTGGGCAGGCAGAAAAAAGAGAGAATAAAGGAATTTGCTGATATAATGTCAAGAATCGAACAAATTCGGGGTGAGCTTGCTGGCAGTCTTGAGATAGGCCAGCAGGTGGCAATACCACAAATTAATGAGGATGACTTGACAGATGAGAAGCTTCTGGACTTTCAGTCTCAGCTCCAAGAGCTCGAGAAAAAGAAG AGAGAGAGGCTGAAGAAGGTACTTGAGCATGTAAGTACAGTACACGGTCTTTGTACTGTATTGGGGATGGAATATTTTAGCATAATAACTGAAGTTCATAACAGTCTAGACGACTCTGTCAGCAAGGACCACAAGAGCATTAGCAGTGATACCCTGTCAAAACTTGATAGAACAATAGCCACTCTTAATGAGGACAAAAGGTTGAGGTTAAATAAG CTTCAAGAGCTTGTCAGTCAGCTAAATGATCTATGGGATCTCATGGATACACCAACGGAAGAAAGAAGCTTATTTGACCATGTTACATGTAACAGAACAGCAACTGTTGATGAAGTCACTGCACCTGGAGCACTTGCTCTAGACATGATTAATCAA GTTGAGATTGAGGTTCAAAGATTGGATGAGCTAAAGTACAGCAAGATGAAAGAAATCGCTTTTAAGAAACAAACCACACTGGAAGATATTTATGCCAGTGCTCACATAGTACTAGACACAGCAGCTGCCCATGATAAAATATTTGCGCTGATCGAGTCAGGCAACATGGAACCTACGGAATTGATCGCTGATATGGATAGTCAGATACTGAAAGCAAAGGAAGAAGCTCTGAGCAGAAAAGAAATATTAGATAAAGTTGAGAGATGGATATCTGCTTGTGAGGAGGAAAGCTGGCTTGAAGATTATAGCCGA GATGACAACAGATATAATTCAGGCAGAGGTGCCCATCTGAATCTCAAACGTGCCGAAAAAGCTCGAATTCAAGTTAACAAAATTCCAG TTCTTGTTGAAACTCTGGTGGCCAAGACTAGGGCTTGGGAAGAGAATCATGGTCTGTCCTTCACATATGATGGTGTTCCTCTTCTAGCTATGTTGGATGAGTATGTTATGCTTAggcaagagaaggaagaagagaagaagaaaatgCGG GAACAGAAGCGGTACACTGAGCAACTACTGAACATTGACCGGGAAGGGCCCTTCGGAACACGAGTCAGTCCTTACAGACTGGCTAGTGCAAAGAAGGTAGCTGGCCCGAAGCCCAACGGTAGCGTAACAAATGGATCCCCAGGTAGAAGACTCTCAATCAGCACCCAGCAGAACGAAAGCAAGAGTTCCCGGTCTGCTGGTAAGGATGGCAAGAAAGCTGCTGCCGCGGTAAAAACATCAgcttccctggacgaagctgtaATTGCGAAGGAAGAAGACACATCCATTCATCACTCCGACACTGATCCTATCCCTTGCTCACCATGA
- the LOC127306387 gene encoding protein-tyrosine-phosphatase IBR5, translated as MRKRERENPCGVCGHYHKCEEGEICGVCGHRPAAADAVAPARLDSAFPSEVLPGFLFLGSYDNASRSEVLKTLNITHILNTVPDCHNLYRNSFTYHCLQDEKTLDFDGATQFLEECERGQSRVLVHCMSGKNRSAAVVTAFLMKSRGWRLAPSFQWVKDRRPQVQLTEASQSQLTEYEQKLFAPNAGTLAQTAVLTESFPSLGFGFPKPSGDIQVPAFNQTAVPSIFERAGPNNVPSNFTFGAEGSMGVNPAGNNNGAVAPTSTDNQMDSS; from the exons ATGAGGAAGCGGGAGAGGGAGAACCCGTGCGGGGTCTGCGGGCACTACCACAAGTGCGAGGAGGGGGAGATATGCGGGGTCTGCGGCCACAGGCCCGCGGCGGCGGACGCTGTGGCCCCGGCGAGGCTCGACTCCGCCTTCCCCTCCGAGGTGCTCCCGGGcttcctcttcctcggcagcTACGACAACGCCTCCCGCTCCGAGGTCCTCAAGACGCTCAACATCACACACATCCTCAAC ACTGTGCCAGATTGCCATAATCTTTACCGGAATTCATTCACTTATCACTGCCTCCAAGATGAGAAAACtttggattttgatggtgctactCAGTTTCTAG AAGAATGTGAAAGAGGTCAATCACGTGTTCTTGTCCATTGCATGTCCGGGAAAAACAG GTCAGCTGCTGTGGTAACGGCCTTCTTGATGAAGTCTAGAGGGTGGAGACTTGCACCGTCTTTCCAGTGGGTAAAAGATAGGCGGCCACAGGTCCAACTAACAGAAG CTTCTCAGAGCCAGCTTACCGAGTACGAACAGAAGCTCTTTGCACCCAACGCTGGCACGCTAGCTCAGACAGCAGTTCTAACTGAGTCATTTCCTTCGCTCGGATTTGGTTTCCCGAAGCCATCAGGTGACATCCAAGTGCCTGCATTCAACCAGACTGCTGTGCCATCCATCTTCGAGCGAGCTGGCCCAAACAATGTTCCCAGTAATTTTACTTTCGGAGCCGAGGGTTCAATGGGAGTCAATCCTGCAGGGAACAACAATGGCGCAGTCGCCCCAACTTCGACCGATAACCAGATGGACAGCTCTTAA
- the LOC127306386 gene encoding uncharacterized protein → MLATTMEASPMSYKKATAALDEAARARLRGPFFGSTTPPAGREDVDDDGLVELVDEFYNGYGEDAVPKQAVAPRAAAWIDTLRAALADATADAAAARVRAEAERAVVDARTTVAGGEGVRKRVVERLRARGFDAGICRSSWERSSSSPAGSHEYVDVVLSAGFSTSRYIVEVNVAAEFETARPSAEYQELLLALPPVLVATPEAFKQVAAVMCAAAAESIRGAGMHVPPWRRARYVQAKWSGKYKRMAAPVAGPTVAQREVPSSTTSSDARRRRTMPSGGPMNCGMEMGREGLVGARPLMFRGL, encoded by the exons ATGCTTGCTACGACGATGGAGGCGTCACCGATGTCGTACAAGAAGGCCACGGCGGCCCTGGACGAGGCTGCGAGGGCGAGGCTGCGGGGCCCGTTCTTCGGCAGCACCACGCCGCCCGCCGGGCGCGAGGACGTCGACGACGACGGCCTGGTTGAGTTGGTCGACGAGTTCTACAACGGATATGGCGAGGATGCCGTCCCCAAGCAGGCCGTGGCGCCGCGGGCTGCCGCGTGGATAGACACGCTGCGAGCGGCGCTGGCAGATGCGACCGCTGATGCGGCGGCGGCACGGGTCCGCGCCGAGGCGGAGCGCGCCGTCGTGGATGCACGGACGACCGTGGCCGGTGGCGAAGGCGTCAGGAAACGCGTCGTGGAAAGGCTACGCGCGAGAGGGTTCGATGCCG GTATCTGCCGATCGTCGTGGGAAAGAAGCAGCAGCTCCCCGGCGGGCAGCCACGAGTACGTGGACGTGGTATTGTCGGCGGGCTTTTCGACGTCTCGCTACATCGTCGAGGTCAACGTCGCCGCGGAGTTCGAGACGGCGAGGCCCAGCGCCGAGTACCAGGagctcctcctcgcgctcccgccGGTGCTCGTCGCGACGCCGGAGGCTTTCAAGCAGGTCGCCGCGGTAAtgtgcgcggcggcggcggagtcgaTCCGAGGCGCCGGCATGCACGTGCCTCCGTGGAGGCGGGCGCGGTACGTCCAGGCCAAGTGGTCCGGCAAGTACAAGAGAATGGCGGCCCCCGTCGCCGGGCCGACTGTGGCGCAACGGGAAGTGCCGAGCAGCACTACATCGTCCGATGCTCGCCGGCGGCGCACCATGCCGTCCGGTGGCCCGATGAATTGCGGAATGGAGATGGGGCGGGAAGGATTGGTCGGCGCGAGGCCGTTGATGTTCAGAGGATTGTGA